The Mercenaria mercenaria strain notata chromosome 8, MADL_Memer_1, whole genome shotgun sequence genome has a segment encoding these proteins:
- the LOC123522814 gene encoding uncharacterized protein LOC123522814 — protein sequence MQYSILHINRVIGRISCFRDFHLFHKCLSGKLTYPGTVGNADDELFMEDRLEEKINHPIGTRPGLEKRKKMPAKKELELQQRKYIKRKIIEKKERALYGEKMPRLLTWAARLQIIYLNKTDPAYWTPDMLAESFPVSKHGVIRILKQNHIPLDEEYIHEYDKGVYMNWLRLKKAKQDFINGRTVDPEFRSIVESEKLSLMKNAAGSLTLPIPETSYLQVTQKTIAEKRRPKTKGEFSAILDNYEKDKETVKKEKKLKYIEFEDPDYVALLTGLSEMKDEEEIQEERYKEHTAQDKYEDTKLFYDEYEDNIDLDVSDLPVYKSRNKTQNFTHNRDELTENRKEGLNRQSTFLNRKQHFGRKNPSEEDKNENDFQKNIAKWVKESSRALDTNVKKIRK from the exons ATGCAATACAGTATTTTGCACATAAATAGAGTAATTGGACGTATCAGCTGTTTCAGAGACTTTCATTTGTTCCATAAATGTTTATCTGGAAAATTGACCTACCCTGGGACTGTAGGAAACGCTGATGATGAACTGTTCATGGAAGACAGGcttgaagaaaaaataaaccaTCCCATCGGGACGAGGCCTGGGCTtgaaaagagaaagaaaatgcCAGCAAAGAA GGAGCTTGAGTTGCAGCAGAGAAAGTATATAAAACGTAAAATCATCGAGAAGAAAGAGAGAGCACTTTATGGAGAGAAGATGCCTAGACTTCTGACCTGGGCAGCAAGGTTACAGATTATATACTTAAACAAAACTGATCCTGCATATTGGACACCTGATATGCTAGCTGAGAGTTTTCCAGTGTCTAAACATGGCGTTATTAGGATTTTGAAGCAAAATCATATACCACTAGATGAAGAGTATATACACGAATATGATAAAGGCGTTTATATGAATTGGCTGCGactgaaaaaagcaaaacaagatTTCATCAATGGCAGAACTGTTGACCCAGAATTCAG ATCGATAGTGGAAAGTGAAAAACTGAGTTTGATGAAAAATGCTGCTGGTTCACTAACTCTTCCGATACCGGAAACAAGTTACCTTCAGGTTACCCAGAAGACCATAGCAGAGAAACGGAGACCGAAAACAAAAGGTGAATTTAGCGCAATACTTGACAACTATGAGAAGGATAAAGAAACTgttaaaaaggagaaaaaattgAAGTATATAGAGTTTGAAGATCCGGACTATGTAGCATTGTTGACGGGTCTATCGGAGATGAAAGATGAGGAGGAAATACAAGAAGAAAGATACAAGGAACATACAGCTCAAGATAAATATGAAGATACAAAATTATTCTACGATGAATATGAGGACAATATAGACCTTGATGTGAGTGACCTGCCAGTATACAaaagcagaaacaaaacacaaaactttaCACATAATCGTGATGAATTGACTGAAAATCGAAAAGAAGGTCTAAACCGTCAAAGTACATTTTTGAATCGGAAGcaacattttggtagaaaaaatccCAGTGAagaagataaaaatgaaaatgattttcagaaaaatattgcaaaatgggTAAAAGAAAGTTCCAGGGCACTGGACACAAATgttaagaaaataagaaaataa